The sequence below is a genomic window from Bosea sp. F3-2.
GGTGTCGATCTCGGCCATCAGCTTTTCGAGGGCCCGCGGCGACGGGGCGCCGAGGCTCTCGTTGAGCAGAACCGTCTCGGCCATGTCGTCGCGGATGATGTCGAGCCGGGCGGCGAGCTCGGCGTCGCCAGCGAGCGCGGCTTCGACGCGGAGCTTGTCGGCGTCCGAGATGCGGCCGGTGGCATAGAAAGGCAGCAGCTCCTCGAGCTCGCGGCGCTTCGGATCGCTTGCGATGCTGTCGGTCATCACGCCACTCCTTCGGCGGCCTGGCCGCACTTCATGGAATTCAACGCCTCAAGGCCAGCCACGGTCGATGCCGGCAGCCTTGAGCATCTCGCCCAGCTTCTTGCGGGCGTGGAAAAGCCGGGTTTTGACGGTGTTCTCGGGAATGCCGACGATCCGCGCGACCTCCTCGACGGAAGTCTCGTGGTAATAGACGAGATCGATGACCTCGCGGTGCTCGGCGGAGAGGCGTTCGAGGCAGGCGCGAATCGCGAGCCCCTTGTCCTGCTTCTGCAGCACGATCTCGGGACCGTCGGATTCATCCTCGATGCTGCTGGCGTAATCCTCGTCGAGCTCGGCATCGCGGCGCTTGCGCAGGAGCGACCACGCCTTGTTCCGGGCGATGGCGAGCAGCCAGGTCGAGACCGAGGCGCGCGCCTCGAAGCGATCCGCCTGTCGCCAGAGATCCATGAACACGTCACTGATCACATCCTCGGCAAGCGTCTCGTCGCGGACGAGCCGCAGCACGAAACGGTAGACCCGCACTTGATGCCGTGAAAACAGCACCTTCATCGCGAGCCGGTCGCCCGAGGCGATCCGCTTGACGAGATCCTCGTCCGATTCCGTATGCATTGCCCCTCGAAGGCCAGGCATCCCGGCTCGCACCCATTCGTCGCGGCGAGCGGGGAAAAGGTTCAACCCGGGCGCACATTAATCTGCACGAACGGATTTGCCGATAGGTCATCAGGAGGAAGCACGAGCTTTTTTGCCCGCAAACCAGCCTACTTTAGGCTGCCAAACCGCCGCGCAGTTAAGCGGATATGAAAAGGGGCGCCCGCGGCGCCCCAAATCGCATCGATGATTGTGCGGGAATCCTTGGCGTTCGGCCGGTTCAGCCGAACGGTAAGCGCATCAGCGGCGTTTGCCGGCCGTGCGCAGCTGCATGTACTGCACGGCTTCCAGCAGCACCTTGCGCGGGCGCTCGGCATCGCGCTTGGCCTGCTCCGCCTTGCGGGCGGCCTCGCGGGCAAGCTCTTCCTGGCGCTTCTCTTCCTCAATACGCGCACGCTCGAGCGCCTCGAGGCGCTCCTTCTCGGCCCGGATCTTCGCCTTCTCGGCTTCGCGCTCGGCGCGAGCCTGGGCGATGGCTTCCCGCTCCTCGCGTCGCTGCACCATGACCGGGTCATCGGCCTTGGGCCGTGCCTTGAAACGCTCGAGCAGCGCCTGCTTGGCTTTGGCGGAGTTGGCCTGACGGTCGGTGAAGCTGCGGTCGTTCGGGTTCTTCAAGGGTGATCTTCTCTCGGGTTGTTACGGGTTGTCTTTAGCCCGCGCGGGCGGCCATAATCCAGATCGAGCCGAATTGGTATCAAAATCAACGCGCGGCAGCCCCGCTCCCAGCGCGGAGCGGGCGGCTTTTCGGCCGCGGCTCGGCGATCAGCCCTTCGCGGCGGGCCTGCTTGAGGGCCGCCTTTCGGGCGCGGCGCACGGCGGTAGCCTTCTCGCGGATGCGGCGCTCGGAGGGTTTCTCATAGGCCGCGTGCCGTTTCACCTCACGCATGACGCCTTCGCGCTGAAGTTTCCGTTTCAGGACGCGCAAGGCCTGGTCGACGTTGTTGTCGCGAACGAGAACCTGCATCGAAGCTCCTTTCTCTGGATGATAGATCGCCGCCCGCCCATACGAACGCGAAGTGGCGATCTATCCCATGGGTGAAGCATCGGATTCGTCCGAAAAGTGGATTCCACTTTTCGGTCCGATGCTCCGGCCCGCGCCCCCGGCGAGCCGCGGGAACGGACTGTCCTGTCGTGACGAAGGAACCGCGCGTGCTTCCGAAGGCTCGCAGGAAAGCAAGGGTTCGGAGCAGGAAAGCGCGGTCGGCAGACCCTGGATATGGGTGTGAAGCGCCTGCTTTTCAACGGGATCGGCCGCGACTGCAGGCGGAGCGCGCCGGCCTCCGACAGTCCCGCCGCTTTACAATCGCCCCGTTTTCGCCAACAGGCAGGGGGCCGCTGCAACAGATCGTGTGTCCCGTGAAGACGCCTTCGCTTTCCGATTTCCGCCGTATCGTCGTCAAGGTCGGCTCCAGCCTGCTGGTCGACCGGGCTCGCGGCCGGCTGCGCCATGCCTGGCTCGCCGCCCTCGCCGAGGACCTCGCCGAGCTGCATCACCGCGGCGCCGACGTCCTTGTCGTCTCCTCCGGCGCGATCGCGCTGGGGCGCACCGTGCTCAATCTGCCTTCGGGCCCGCTGCGGCTGGAAGAGAGCCAGGCCGCCGCCGCCGTCGGCCAGATCGCGCTCGCCCGCAACTGGGCCGAGGCGCTGGCCGCTCACGGCCTCACCGCCGGGCAGATCCTGCTGACGCTGGCCGATACCGAGCAGCGCCGCCGTTATCTCAACGCGCGCGCGACGCTCGGGCGCCTGCTCGACCTGCGCGCCATCCCCGTCATCAACGAAAACGACACCGTCGCCACCACCGAGATCCGCTATGGCGACAACGACCGGCTCGCCGCCCGCGTCGCGACCATGGCCGGGGCCGATCTGCTGGTGCTGTTCTCGGATATCGACGGGCTCTATACCGCCCCGCCCGCCAAGGACCCTTCGGCGCGGCACATCCCCGTCGTCGAGAAGATCACGCCCGAGATCGACGCCATGGCGGGCGGCGCGGCGTCCGAGCTGTCACGCGGCGGCATGCGCACCAAGATCGAGGCCGGCAAGATCGCCGCCGCCGGCGGCACCCACATGCTGATCGCCGACGGACGCAGCAAGAACCCGCTGGCGAGCGTGGCCGCCGGCGGGCGCTGCACCTGGTTCCTCTCCGGCTCGACACCCGCGACCGCGCGCAAGACCTGGATCGCCGGCACGCTCGAGCCGCGCGGCACGCTGCATGTCGATGCCGGCGCGGCCCGCGCCCTGCGCGGCGGCGCGAGCCTCCTGCCGGTCGGCGTCAGCCGCATCGAGGGCGAGTTCGCGCGCGGCGATGCCGTGCTGATCCGCGACCCCGACGGGCAGCTGCTCGGGCGTGGGCTCGTCGCCTATGATGCGGGCGAGGCCGCGCTCGTGCTCGGCAAGGCCTCGCGCGATATCGAATCGGTGCTCGGTTATCCGGGACGCGCCGAGATGATCCACCGGGACGACATGGCGCTCGGGCTGGGCTAAGCTTTCTTCCGGACTGGCTTTTGCCGGTGGGTTTCTGGGCTGGGTGAAATGACGGGCGACAGCGCATTGCGCATCATCGCGACGAAAGAGACCGGCGATGTCCGGCTCGTGATGCAGGAGGTAGGCCGGCGCGCCCGCGTCGCCGCGCGCAAGGTCGCGCTT
It includes:
- a CDS encoding DUF6481 family protein, with product MKNPNDRSFTDRQANSAKAKQALLERFKARPKADDPVMVQRREEREAIAQARAEREAEKAKIRAEKERLEALERARIEEEKRQEELAREAARKAEQAKRDAERPRKVLLEAVQYMQLRTAGKRR
- the rpsU gene encoding 30S ribosomal protein S21, translating into MQVLVRDNNVDQALRVLKRKLQREGVMREVKRHAAYEKPSERRIREKATAVRRARKAALKQARREGLIAEPRPKSRPLRAGSGAAAR
- a CDS encoding sigma-70 family RNA polymerase sigma factor: MHTESDEDLVKRIASGDRLAMKVLFSRHQVRVYRFVLRLVRDETLAEDVISDVFMDLWRQADRFEARASVSTWLLAIARNKAWSLLRKRRDAELDEDYASSIEDESDGPEIVLQKQDKGLAIRACLERLSAEHREVIDLVYYHETSVEEVARIVGIPENTVKTRLFHARKKLGEMLKAAGIDRGWP